The following are encoded together in the Pseudomonadota bacterium genome:
- a CDS encoding Ig domain-containing protein yields the protein MTDSVTPGTVFADASNLFGHDGVSGVSGFTPGETDIVPSVSLSAILDTTLRRNGGSTFSHALVAGSPAIDGAQGTCPQLDQRGVSRPQDGDGDGQAICDIGSFEVAAAVTPPGPGPVIPPQTNRSPVVTNPGNQVGVVGQAINLLIPASDPDGDTLSFLATALPSGLSINSTTGRITGTLTSAGTASVTVFVNDSRGAGRIISFSWTVTAASLPPPPPPPPPPSPPPTVVPPPPNSLVGCVGRVCPVRVQCNGVPGTVCMFSAKILLPRKRLTICTAGSVCIRGRAPQFVFGAGVSAVPAGQTANVRIKVKKAGKQFLKTTTKTTVRGTLQVTNLAGGVSASPVRVRLPR from the coding sequence ATGACTGATAGTGTAACACCGGGAACTGTCTTCGCTGATGCTTCCAATCTGTTTGGACACGATGGCGTATCCGGGGTATCCGGGTTCACGCCGGGTGAGACCGACATAGTACCCAGTGTATCTCTCAGCGCTATTCTGGATACTACTCTTCGTCGCAATGGGGGGAGTACTTTTTCTCATGCGCTCGTTGCTGGTAGTCCGGCTATTGATGGTGCGCAAGGCACTTGCCCACAGCTCGATCAACGTGGTGTTTCACGCCCTCAGGACGGCGATGGGGATGGACAGGCTATTTGCGATATTGGATCTTTCGAGGTAGCGGCAGCAGTTACTCCTCCAGGGCCAGGACCAGTGATACCGCCTCAGACGAACCGGTCGCCTGTAGTGACGAATCCTGGAAACCAGGTCGGGGTTGTGGGACAGGCTATCAATCTACTCATTCCTGCAAGCGACCCTGATGGGGATACCCTGAGTTTCTTGGCTACCGCTTTACCATCGGGGCTATCGATAAACTCTACCACCGGACGTATCACTGGCACTTTAACTTCTGCGGGGACTGCGAGTGTGACCGTGTTTGTGAATGATAGTCGGGGTGCGGGGCGTATCATATCTTTCTCATGGACGGTTACGGCGGCATCACTACCTCCCCCGCCACCACCACCTCCCCCGCCATCACCACCTCCTACTGTGGTGCCGCCACCGCCTAACTCCTTGGTGGGTTGCGTGGGTAGGGTATGTCCCGTTCGTGTCCAGTGTAATGGCGTCCCCGGTACGGTATGTATGTTTTCAGCGAAGATCTTGCTTCCTAGGAAACGTCTCACTATTTGTACAGCCGGTTCGGTCTGCATTCGAGGTAGGGCTCCACAGTTCGTGTTCGGTGCTGGAGTTTCTGCCGTCCCAGCCGGGCAAACCGCTAATGTCAGGATCAAGGTAAAGAAGGCTGGTAAGCAGTTCTTGAAGACGACTACCAAGACCACAGTTCGTGGGACGTTGCAGGTTACTAATCTCGCGGGAGGTGTTTCTGCCTCTCCGGTTCGGGTTAGACTGCCGCGTTAA